From Acidimicrobiales bacterium, one genomic window encodes:
- a CDS encoding alpha/beta hydrolase — protein sequence MPELTKTFDVEGFTLAWDEWGSGDGPPLVLIHGFSGSAHDFALHIPALAENRRVLAIDHRGHGRSTNSFDEATYTVDHIVDDVIDWLAHTVDGPVDLLGHSMGGRVALRLALARRDLLHSLILMDTTAWRFGLDDPELAEAISGYFSSITVDTPMGRGPETAEDPLIDAATPTEWQDRKAQMSAAFDPMACRALGTALFGDHLQPVDHLLGDIDVPVTVIAGEHDHPYVDHAPDLAAGVVDGIAVIIDGAYHSPQLTHQAEWRAAIESHLARVAG from the coding sequence ATGCCGGAGCTGACGAAGACCTTCGATGTCGAGGGCTTCACCCTTGCGTGGGACGAATGGGGCAGTGGCGACGGGCCGCCCCTGGTGCTGATCCACGGGTTCTCCGGATCGGCTCATGATTTCGCCCTCCACATCCCGGCATTGGCCGAGAACCGGCGCGTCCTGGCAATCGATCATCGAGGCCACGGCCGTTCGACGAACTCGTTCGACGAGGCGACCTACACGGTCGATCACATCGTCGACGACGTCATCGACTGGCTGGCGCACACGGTCGACGGACCCGTCGACCTGCTCGGTCACTCGATGGGAGGTCGGGTCGCCCTGCGACTCGCTCTCGCCCGCCGGGACCTCCTGCACTCGTTGATCCTGATGGACACGACCGCGTGGCGCTTCGGTCTCGACGACCCGGAACTGGCCGAGGCCATCAGCGGCTATTTCTCGTCGATCACCGTCGACACGCCGATGGGCCGAGGCCCCGAGACGGCGGAGGACCCGCTCATCGACGCGGCGACACCCACCGAGTGGCAGGACCGCAAGGCGCAGATGAGCGCGGCGTTCGATCCGATGGCGTGCCGGGCACTCGGCACGGCCCTGTTCGGTGACCACCTGCAACCGGTCGACCATCTGCTCGGCGACATCGACGTCCCGGTGACCGTGATCGCCGGCGAGCACGACCATCCCTACGTCGACCATGCGCCCGATCTCGCCGCCGGTGTGGTCGACGGCATCGCCGTCATCATCGACGGCGCCTACCACTCGCCCCAGCTCACGCATCAAGCCGAGTGGCGTGCCGCCATCGAGTCCCACCTCGCCCGCGTCGCCGGCTGA
- a CDS encoding Lrp/AsnC family transcriptional regulator, whose product MDEIDREILRLLQDRGDLTARELAEHVGLTATPTWRRVQKLEHDGVIKGRVALVDPAALNLDVTALVHIRTNDHSAAWLDRFCAGIADLPEIVEAYRTSGEIDYTLKVVVPSIEAYDGFYKRLIARVDLYDVRTVFVMEQMKQTTALPLDYL is encoded by the coding sequence GTGGATGAGATTGATCGGGAAATACTGCGTCTGCTCCAGGACCGCGGCGATCTCACGGCACGCGAGCTCGCCGAGCACGTCGGCCTCACCGCCACGCCGACATGGCGACGGGTGCAGAAGCTCGAACATGACGGTGTCATCAAGGGTCGCGTGGCACTCGTCGACCCCGCCGCACTCAATCTCGACGTGACCGCCTTGGTGCACATCCGGACCAACGACCACAGCGCGGCGTGGCTCGACCGCTTCTGCGCCGGCATCGCCGACCTCCCCGAGATCGTCGAGGCATACCGGACATCGGGCGAGATCGACTACACGCTCAAGGTGGTGGTCCCGTCGATCGAGGCATACGACGGCTTCTACAAGCGCCTGATCGCTCGGGTCGACCTCTACGACGTACGAACCGTCTTCGTCATGGAGCAGATGAAACAGACCACGGCGCTGCCGCTCGACTACCTCTGA
- a CDS encoding NAD(P)-binding domain-containing protein: protein MPLPWRPQALEETNSVTGTVGYIGLGAMGGAMAGRLAESGFDLLVFDLRPDAVAAVVAKGGVASASAAELAAACAHISICVPDDAAVMEVVTGEAGILESCAPGTSIAVHSTVHPDTVRDLAVLARERGVSFFDAGVAGGAAAAEVGELSIMAGVPEGGIPETARAVLDCCGGAVFESGAVGAGMAMKVAFNVMTYFQQAAVSAAYQIVVGEESDPEQLLAAWRHVGQLGALSERFYPLVTMPSETKVGEFGDFLAGNIYLAEKDLDLAAGLGLESGRPMPVVEAVRDSMNLVYGMPVDTEGEG, encoded by the coding sequence GTGCCACTACCTTGGCGCCCGCAGGCTCTCGAGGAGACGAACAGCGTGACCGGAACTGTCGGATACATCGGACTGGGTGCCATGGGCGGAGCGATGGCGGGGCGGCTCGCCGAGAGCGGATTCGACCTCCTGGTCTTCGATCTCCGGCCCGATGCGGTGGCCGCCGTCGTCGCCAAGGGTGGCGTCGCATCGGCATCGGCGGCGGAACTCGCGGCCGCGTGTGCGCACATCAGCATCTGCGTTCCCGACGACGCGGCCGTGATGGAGGTCGTGACCGGCGAGGCGGGGATCCTCGAATCGTGCGCGCCCGGAACCTCGATCGCCGTGCACTCGACGGTGCATCCCGACACCGTGCGCGATCTCGCCGTCCTGGCGCGCGAGCGCGGCGTGTCGTTCTTCGACGCCGGCGTCGCCGGTGGCGCCGCCGCCGCCGAGGTGGGCGAACTCTCGATCATGGCGGGCGTGCCCGAGGGCGGGATCCCCGAGACGGCCCGGGCGGTCCTCGACTGCTGTGGCGGCGCCGTGTTCGAGTCGGGTGCGGTCGGCGCGGGTATGGCGATGAAGGTCGCCTTCAACGTGATGACCTACTTCCAGCAGGCTGCCGTCAGCGCCGCGTACCAGATCGTCGTCGGCGAGGAGAGCGATCCCGAGCAGCTCTTGGCCGCATGGCGCCATGTCGGCCAGCTCGGTGCGTTGTCGGAGCGCTTCTATCCACTCGTCACCATGCCGTCGGAGACGAAGGTGGGCGAGTTCGGCGACTTCCTGGCCGGCAACATCTATCTGGCCGAGAAGGATCTCGACCTCGCCGCCGGCCTCGGACTGGAGAGCGGTCGGCCGATGCCGGTGGTCGAAGCGGTTCGCGATTCGATGAATCTCGTCTACGGCATGCCCGTCGACACTGAAGGAGAGGGCTGA
- a CDS encoding amidohydrolase family protein has translation MARPSDIGAIDTLIGFRAAADVDRNPANVRPSQRGDRHPADYMYRDIPALAGIDDDDTAVIADTLAAMDANGVAVGLVTLGHPAAVPAAIAHPSRFALATQVDPNDVMVAVRRIRHDHERYGIRAVGAFPAGAAPPQRLDGAAWYPIYATCVELGLPVFVTVGVPGPRVPMDSQHVEALDRVMYDFPELVLVMRHGAEPWTDLAVKLMLKWPGLHYSTSAFAPKHYPAAIVDYANTRGTEKILYGGYHPYALELDRIFSEMDDVPFRDHVWEPFLRANAARILGFA, from the coding sequence ATGGCACGACCCTCCGACATCGGAGCGATCGACACGTTGATCGGGTTCCGGGCCGCAGCCGACGTCGACCGCAACCCGGCGAACGTCCGTCCCTCGCAGCGCGGTGACCGGCATCCGGCCGACTACATGTATCGCGACATCCCCGCCCTCGCGGGCATCGACGATGACGACACCGCGGTCATCGCCGACACGCTCGCCGCGATGGACGCCAACGGCGTCGCCGTCGGCCTGGTCACTCTCGGCCATCCCGCCGCGGTCCCGGCGGCCATCGCTCACCCGTCGCGCTTCGCGCTCGCGACACAGGTCGATCCGAACGACGTCATGGTCGCGGTGCGTCGGATCCGCCACGATCACGAGCGCTACGGCATCCGGGCGGTCGGCGCGTTCCCCGCCGGCGCGGCACCCCCGCAGCGTCTCGACGGCGCCGCCTGGTATCCGATCTATGCGACGTGCGTCGAGCTCGGCCTTCCCGTCTTCGTGACCGTCGGCGTTCCGGGGCCGAGGGTTCCGATGGACAGCCAGCACGTCGAGGCGCTCGACCGGGTCATGTACGACTTTCCGGAGCTGGTCCTCGTCATGCGACACGGTGCCGAGCCCTGGACCGACCTCGCAGTGAAGCTCATGCTCAAGTGGCCGGGCCTGCACTACTCGACCTCGGCGTTTGCACCGAAGCACTACCCGGCGGCGATCGTCGACTACGCGAACACGCGGGGCACCGAGAAGATCCTCTACGGGGGCTACCACCCGTACGCGCTCGAACTCGACCGCATCTTCTCGGAGATGGACGACGTGCCGTTTCGCGATCACGTGTGGGAGCCGTTCCTGCGCGCGAACGCGGCACGGATCCTCGGGTTCGCCTGA
- a CDS encoding nitronate monooxygenase → MRTPICDQLGIEFPIFAFSHCRDVVAAVTNAGGYGVLGALAYEPERLEIELDWIDDHVGGKPYGVDFAMPAKYEGQGGGETATPEYLASLIPEEHRKFADRIMAEAGIPPLPDDTDRVPKAAGLNVDAEGPGQVEVTLSHDNVNMVVNALGPPPKYVVDQCHERGILVGGLVGSRQHAERQLAIGTDVIIAQGTEAGGHCGEISTMVLIPQVVDAVGPDVPVLAAGGIQDGRQMAAAMALGAQGAWTGSMWLLAAEADMSPEVTDNLLAATSTDFIRSRAMTGKPARQFRSAWVNAWERDDAPATLPMPIQGLLFGEYAARWGRVHSKPFAGHPAGQIIGSIEKVRPARDMVLDMVNGWLETAEMFAAHLEAAKE, encoded by the coding sequence ATGCGCACCCCGATCTGTGACCAACTCGGGATCGAGTTCCCGATCTTCGCTTTCTCCCACTGTCGCGATGTCGTGGCGGCCGTCACCAACGCCGGCGGTTACGGCGTGCTCGGTGCACTCGCCTACGAGCCCGAGCGGCTCGAGATCGAGCTCGACTGGATCGACGACCATGTGGGCGGCAAGCCCTACGGGGTCGACTTCGCGATGCCGGCCAAGTACGAGGGTCAGGGCGGCGGCGAGACCGCCACGCCCGAATACCTGGCCTCGCTCATCCCCGAGGAGCACCGCAAGTTCGCCGATCGGATCATGGCCGAGGCCGGCATCCCGCCGTTGCCCGACGACACCGACCGCGTGCCGAAGGCGGCCGGACTCAACGTCGACGCGGAGGGTCCGGGCCAGGTGGAGGTCACGCTCAGCCACGACAACGTCAACATGGTCGTCAATGCGCTCGGCCCGCCGCCGAAGTACGTGGTCGACCAGTGCCACGAACGGGGCATCCTCGTCGGCGGACTCGTCGGTTCACGACAGCACGCCGAGCGTCAGCTCGCCATCGGCACCGACGTGATCATCGCCCAGGGCACCGAGGCCGGCGGCCACTGCGGTGAGATCTCGACGATGGTCCTCATTCCCCAGGTCGTCGACGCGGTGGGCCCCGACGTACCCGTGCTCGCCGCGGGCGGGATCCAGGACGGACGCCAGATGGCGGCCGCCATGGCCCTGGGTGCCCAAGGCGCCTGGACCGGGTCGATGTGGCTCCTGGCGGCCGAGGCCGACATGTCGCCCGAAGTCACGGACAACCTGCTCGCCGCCACCTCCACCGACTTCATCCGCTCCCGGGCGATGACCGGGAAGCCGGCCCGTCAGTTCCGCTCGGCCTGGGTCAACGCGTGGGAACGCGACGACGCACCCGCCACCCTCCCCATGCCGATCCAGGGTCTGCTCTTCGGCGAGTACGCCGCCCGTTGGGGACGGGTCCACTCCAAGCCGTTCGCCGGCCACCCCGCCGGCCAGATCATCGGAAGCATCGAGAAGGTCCGTCCGGCCAGGGACATGGTGCTCGACATGGTCAACGGCTGGCTCGAGACCGCAGAGATGTTCGCTGCGCACCTCGAGGCCGCCAAGGAGTAG
- a CDS encoding putative inorganic carbon transporter subunit DabA — protein MSPTITHAPNLAALRADVSSAARIIAPIWPLTSFVAVNPLGGFEHLPFHDACTEAGRRFGARTHRSLQSSRTAFSRGDVTENDLRAAILEVDPLLAHEPPVMISGRATDPLDLLVHDLVAGPVALAVDADARLHPRQHDVAAYVAQWCIAYADESAAAFAMPERERGLFAAWHQLCGGDRRLRSLVGGPAQEWILGLPDDPSSALLAALWVLDPEDHNRTEILRTLATRLPGWTGYARWCDEWAPANHRGPKLRVLDVIALLAVIEASFGLPLTVSPAPSIDTGALPRRVASVMAHFGHRPHGDDDTGDDDTGDEGIADVTRLLARVPESTRAAIWLVAHERAFRNELLTKLADADPVPKSTSPVAHFVACIDVRSEVLRRHLEAQGDYDTYGFAGFFGVPISWRPMGSGTVEARCPVLVNPRFEVTELVVDGGTAPEIARGRLAHAGHDAYHDAKAGLGSPFALAESAGWLLGPRAAFKTLLPGRRGRRREATATFASVDPAVNPASGLPLEDRTLFAEAILTTIGLTPSAPLIVLCGHSARTVNNPHASSLDCGACGGAPGGANARVAAAILNDAEVRSRLADRGIHLSPDTWVVAAEHETTSDVVSILDPHLVPAAFAEPLAALERDLATAGAAASAERAHRLPGDPRRVRERGRDWAQVRPEWGLAGNAAFIAAPRSVTAGVDLGSRSFLHSYDAATDPDGVALETILTAPLVVAQWISCQYYFSTVDPDIFGAGDKMLHNPIGGVGVVLGDGGDLAVGLPSQSVSLGDRMVHEPLRLLALIQAPPEMIDRIVARNPGLRDLVENEWIHIAARSGADEPWTLRSPAGPWTVWQPSDTPDAGPSTPTTNGTSA, from the coding sequence GTTGACCTCCTTCGTGGCGGTCAACCCGCTCGGCGGCTTCGAACACCTCCCCTTCCACGATGCCTGCACCGAGGCCGGCCGTCGTTTCGGCGCCCGCACCCACCGATCGCTCCAGAGTTCCCGCACCGCGTTCTCTCGCGGGGACGTGACCGAGAACGACCTGCGCGCCGCGATCCTCGAGGTCGACCCCCTGCTGGCGCACGAACCCCCGGTGATGATCTCGGGGCGCGCCACCGATCCACTCGACCTGCTGGTCCACGATCTCGTCGCCGGACCGGTCGCCCTCGCGGTCGACGCGGATGCCCGACTCCATCCCCGTCAACACGACGTGGCGGCATACGTCGCCCAGTGGTGCATCGCGTACGCCGACGAATCGGCCGCCGCATTCGCGATGCCCGAACGCGAGCGCGGCCTGTTCGCCGCGTGGCATCAGCTGTGCGGTGGCGACCGACGGCTCCGCTCACTCGTGGGCGGACCGGCGCAGGAATGGATCCTCGGCCTACCCGACGATCCGTCCTCGGCCCTCCTCGCGGCGCTGTGGGTGCTCGATCCCGAGGACCACAACCGAACCGAGATCCTGCGCACCCTCGCGACGCGACTTCCGGGTTGGACGGGCTACGCCCGCTGGTGCGACGAGTGGGCACCCGCCAACCACCGGGGTCCCAAGCTGCGGGTACTCGACGTGATCGCACTCCTCGCCGTCATCGAAGCGTCGTTCGGTCTCCCGCTCACCGTCTCCCCGGCGCCGTCGATCGACACCGGTGCACTCCCGCGCCGGGTCGCCTCGGTCATGGCCCACTTCGGCCACAGGCCCCATGGGGACGACGACACCGGGGACGACGACACCGGCGACGAAGGCATCGCAGACGTCACCCGCCTGCTCGCGCGGGTGCCCGAATCGACCCGGGCCGCGATCTGGCTCGTCGCCCACGAGCGCGCCTTCCGCAACGAACTGTTGACGAAGCTCGCCGACGCGGACCCCGTGCCGAAGTCGACGTCACCGGTGGCGCACTTCGTCGCCTGCATCGACGTCCGGTCCGAGGTGCTGCGCCGGCATCTGGAAGCCCAGGGCGACTACGACACCTACGGTTTCGCAGGCTTCTTCGGAGTGCCGATCTCATGGCGGCCGATGGGCTCCGGCACCGTCGAGGCGCGGTGCCCCGTGCTCGTCAATCCCCGCTTCGAGGTGACCGAGCTGGTGGTCGACGGCGGGACCGCACCGGAGATCGCCCGCGGCCGATTGGCCCATGCCGGTCACGACGCCTACCACGATGCCAAGGCCGGCCTCGGATCGCCGTTCGCACTCGCCGAGTCGGCCGGCTGGCTGCTCGGTCCACGCGCTGCGTTCAAGACGCTGCTGCCCGGACGCCGGGGCCGTCGACGCGAGGCCACTGCGACCTTCGCCTCGGTCGACCCCGCCGTCAACCCCGCCTCGGGGCTTCCGCTGGAGGACCGCACGCTCTTCGCCGAGGCGATCCTGACCACCATCGGGTTGACGCCGAGCGCCCCCTTGATCGTCCTCTGCGGTCACAGCGCCAGGACGGTCAACAACCCGCACGCCTCCTCGCTCGACTGCGGCGCATGCGGCGGCGCACCCGGCGGTGCCAACGCCCGGGTCGCGGCCGCGATCCTCAACGACGCCGAGGTCCGCAGCCGTCTGGCCGATCGGGGCATTCACCTCTCCCCCGACACCTGGGTGGTGGCCGCCGAGCACGAGACGACCTCCGACGTCGTGTCGATCCTCGATCCCCACCTCGTCCCTGCGGCGTTCGCCGAGCCGCTCGCCGCGCTCGAACGCGATCTCGCGACCGCCGGCGCCGCCGCGAGCGCCGAGCGGGCCCACCGTCTTCCGGGCGATCCTCGTCGGGTGCGCGAGCGCGGCCGCGACTGGGCCCAGGTTCGACCGGAATGGGGACTGGCGGGCAACGCCGCCTTCATCGCCGCACCCCGGTCGGTCACCGCGGGAGTCGATCTCGGGAGTCGTTCCTTCCTCCACAGCTACGACGCCGCGACGGATCCCGACGGGGTGGCACTGGAGACGATCCTCACCGCTCCGCTGGTCGTCGCCCAATGGATCTCGTGCCAGTACTACTTCTCGACCGTCGACCCCGACATCTTCGGTGCCGGCGACAAGATGCTCCACAACCCGATCGGCGGCGTCGGTGTCGTACTGGGCGACGGCGGCGACCTCGCGGTCGGTCTCCCGAGCCAGTCCGTGTCGCTCGGCGACCGGATGGTCCACGAACCATTGCGTCTCCTCGCGCTCATCCAGGCACCGCCCGAGATGATCGACCGGATCGTGGCTCGCAACCCCGGTCTCCGGGATCTCGTCGAGAACGAGTGGATCCACATCGCCGCCCGGAGCGGCGCCGACGAGCCGTGGACCCTCCGCAGCCCGGCGGGCCCGTGGACCGTGTGGCAGCCTTCCGACACACCCGACGCCGGCCCGTCCACCCCCACAACCAATGGAACGAGTGCATGA
- a CDS encoding TIGR03619 family F420-dependent LLM class oxidoreductase: protein MSAINNGNGWSYGIQLPIQTLTRTLVDPWEDAATVDDLVAIAQRCDERGYDFVGVCDHVAIPDNEYAARMTTTWYDTIATLGFLAAHTTDVRLLSVVWIAAYRHPLQTAKSFGTLDHLSGGRAILGVGAGHVEAEFEALGVDFATRGKRLDETLDAVRGAFADTYVSHDGEYYSYADVGVAPQPADELPIWIGGSGAAAWRRTGRIGDGYIPMGNGKDQYGEIVETIHGAAASAGRAEAGFDIGYMPPWTYLLGDVPEGVMALSGGIEPLADDIRSAREVGANTIHLKFRARDLPEYLDQIDAFAEQVVPLVNEG, encoded by the coding sequence GTGAGCGCGATCAACAACGGCAACGGCTGGTCCTACGGGATCCAGCTTCCCATCCAGACCCTCACCCGGACGCTCGTCGATCCCTGGGAGGACGCCGCCACGGTCGACGATCTCGTCGCGATCGCGCAACGCTGCGACGAACGCGGCTACGACTTCGTCGGGGTGTGCGATCACGTCGCCATTCCCGACAACGAGTACGCAGCCCGCATGACCACCACGTGGTACGACACGATCGCGACCCTCGGATTCCTCGCGGCGCACACGACGGATGTGCGATTGCTGTCCGTCGTGTGGATCGCCGCGTATCGGCATCCGCTCCAGACGGCGAAGTCGTTCGGTACCCTCGACCACCTCTCGGGTGGCCGGGCCATCCTCGGCGTCGGTGCCGGCCACGTGGAAGCGGAGTTCGAGGCGCTCGGGGTCGATTTCGCGACCCGCGGGAAGCGCCTCGACGAGACGCTCGACGCGGTGCGTGGCGCGTTCGCCGACACCTATGTCAGCCACGACGGCGAGTACTACTCCTATGCCGACGTGGGAGTCGCCCCGCAGCCCGCCGACGAGCTGCCGATCTGGATCGGTGGCAGCGGCGCGGCCGCGTGGCGACGAACGGGACGGATCGGTGACGGCTACATCCCGATGGGCAACGGCAAGGACCAGTACGGCGAGATCGTCGAGACGATCCACGGAGCCGCCGCATCCGCCGGGCGGGCCGAGGCCGGCTTCGACATCGGCTACATGCCGCCGTGGACCTACCTCCTGGGCGACGTACCCGAGGGTGTCATGGCGCTGTCGGGCGGCATCGAACCGTTGGCCGACGACATCCGCTCGGCCCGCGAGGTCGGTGCCAACACCATCCACCTGAAGTTCCGGGCCCGCGACCTGCCCGAGTACCTCGACCAGATCGACGCGTTCGCGGAGCAGGTCGTGCCGCTTGTCAACGAGGGATGA
- a CDS encoding DUF6356 family protein, with product MASNPFTTHPHAAGETYREHMGVALGVSRQLAGAAAAALVHAVFPVLHTTTASDKIRALNACLERHDRAGLKKNATLTIVDGAA from the coding sequence ATGGCGTCGAACCCCTTCACCACCCACCCGCACGCGGCCGGCGAGACCTATCGCGAACACATGGGCGTGGCACTGGGGGTCAGCCGACAGCTCGCCGGCGCCGCGGCAGCCGCGCTGGTCCACGCAGTGTTCCCGGTGCTCCACACCACCACGGCGAGCGACAAGATCCGAGCGCTCAACGCCTGCCTCGAACGCCACGACCGCGCCGGCCTGAAGAAGAACGCCACGCTGACCATCGTCGACGGCGCCGCCTGA
- a CDS encoding carboxymuconolactone decarboxylase family protein, which yields MAHEIDQEKWNRGAAKMADVYQDVVPVVPHGFMDFADIMTEDLFGAVWTREALDVRDRRLIIMGAIAAIGGTATWKIQCLAGLKRGDFDEHEVREALIQVTPYVGYPRAAEFVGVTEEAIAEYKKTLAEGDE from the coding sequence ATGGCTCACGAGATCGATCAGGAGAAGTGGAACCGGGGGGCGGCCAAGATGGCCGACGTCTACCAGGACGTCGTGCCCGTCGTGCCCCACGGCTTCATGGACTTCGCCGACATCATGACCGAAGACCTCTTCGGGGCGGTGTGGACCCGTGAGGCACTCGACGTGCGCGACCGGCGGCTGATCATCATGGGGGCGATCGCCGCGATCGGCGGCACGGCCACCTGGAAGATCCAGTGCCTCGCCGGCCTCAAGCGCGGCGACTTCGACGAGCACGAGGTGCGTGAAGCACTGATCCAGGTGACGCCCTACGTCGGCTACCCGCGAGCGGCGGAGTTCGTCGGTGTCACCGAAGAAGCGATCGCCGAGTACAAGAAGACTCTCGCGGAGGGAGACGAGTGA
- a CDS encoding CoA transferase produces the protein MSGVMDGIRILEVADHTFVPAASAILADWGADVIKIEHAVRGDAARGLGQSGAVDLSGAVHAIMEHANRGKRSLGLDLQNDDGLAVLHRLIAISDVFLVNKPPAVREKLRITEAEVRAHNPSIVYAAGTAWGPKGPEGNRGGYDMTSFWCRSGAAMGAWFVDDERMPSQPGPAFGDSMGAMTIAGGISAALLKRERTGEPQSLEVSLLATGMWAMASGIAMSHVNGSAWRPFDMGGIVFNPLLGTFPTADGRMINITCLQPLKYWQEFCRVIGRDELIDDERFATHETLTANATEAKAVVDEFIATRTLEEVRRDLADFDGQWTPVLDSLEIIDDPQSIANDYVQDLENEAGVPFKLVTTPVQFNGAPSPVGRAPGFNEHGDEILTGDLGLDMEEIIDLKVKGAVT, from the coding sequence ATGAGTGGAGTCATGGACGGAATCCGGATCCTCGAGGTCGCGGATCACACCTTCGTACCCGCCGCGTCGGCGATCCTCGCCGATTGGGGCGCCGACGTGATCAAGATCGAGCACGCCGTCCGCGGCGACGCGGCGCGTGGCCTCGGGCAGAGCGGCGCCGTCGACCTCAGCGGCGCGGTCCACGCGATCATGGAACACGCGAACCGCGGCAAGCGCAGCCTCGGTCTCGACCTCCAGAACGACGACGGGCTCGCCGTACTGCATCGGCTCATCGCGATCAGCGACGTCTTCCTCGTCAACAAGCCGCCGGCGGTGCGCGAGAAACTGCGCATCACCGAAGCCGAGGTGCGGGCCCACAATCCGTCGATCGTCTACGCCGCCGGCACGGCATGGGGACCGAAGGGTCCCGAGGGCAATCGCGGCGGCTACGACATGACCTCGTTCTGGTGCCGATCGGGTGCCGCGATGGGCGCGTGGTTCGTCGACGACGAACGCATGCCGAGCCAGCCCGGCCCGGCCTTCGGCGACTCGATGGGCGCGATGACCATCGCCGGCGGCATCAGTGCCGCCCTGTTGAAGCGGGAACGGACCGGCGAGCCGCAGTCGCTCGAGGTGTCGCTGCTGGCAACCGGGATGTGGGCGATGGCCTCGGGCATCGCGATGAGCCACGTCAACGGATCGGCATGGCGCCCGTTCGACATGGGCGGCATCGTGTTCAACCCGTTGCTGGGCACCTTCCCCACGGCCGACGGCCGGATGATCAACATCACCTGCCTGCAGCCGCTCAAGTACTGGCAGGAGTTCTGCCGGGTGATCGGCCGCGACGAACTCATCGACGACGAACGGTTCGCGACCCACGAGACGCTCACGGCCAACGCGACCGAGGCCAAGGCGGTCGTCGACGAGTTCATCGCGACACGCACGCTCGAGGAGGTCCGTCGGGACCTCGCCGACTTCGACGGCCAGTGGACACCGGTGCTCGATTCGCTCGAGATCATCGACGACCCGCAGTCGATCGCGAACGACTACGTCCAGGACCTCGAGAACGAGGCCGGAGTGCCCTTCAAGCTGGTGACCACGCCGGTGCAGTTCAATGGCGCGCCGAGCCCGGTCGGGCGGGCTCCGGGATTCAACGAGCACGGCGACGAGATCCTGACCGGCGACCTCGGTCTCGACATGGAGGAGATCATCGACCTCAAGGTGAAGGGCGCGGTGACCTAG